ACCGGCCACTTCCAATTTAACGAGAGCAGCGTGAAGACGCTGGAACACGTCACCATGCGGGCGCGCCAGGGCGATACCTCCAGCATGCTGATCGGCACCCGGTATCCCATCCTGAACGCCAGTTTCAGCCCGATCTACAACACCCCGGCGATCGCGCAGGTCATCCAGAACAATTCTTTCCGGGAGCCCTTCCCCTCGTTCAGCTTTGAGAACCTCGGGATCAGCCTTAAGGCCACACCGCAGGTCCATGCCAACGATGACATCAGCTTGAAGATGGAGATGCAGGTGCGCTCCCTGACCGGCCAGGCCTTCAACGGGGTGCCGGTCGTCTCCAATCGCGAGTACAACGGCACCATCAACCTGAAGGATGGCGAGACCGCTCTGATGGCGGGGTACGTGACCCGATCGGAGCAGCGCTCGCTGAGCGGCCTGCCCGGGCTCGGCCAAGTCGCGGGTCTGGGCTTGCTGGTCAGTGAGGAGACCAACGAGAATACCGCCGACGAGCTGCTGGTGCTGGTGACGCCCCACATCATCCAGGCTTCCGACCGGCAGAACACCGAAGTCTGGATGGAGAAGTAGGAGCCTACCCTGGAGCGCAGCAGCCATCCCTCGCCACCCAGGCGGATGAAGACCTACACCGGGGCTTCGGGGTACGTCTATCAGTACTATTTTGTCGGCAAGCGCCCTGCCCTGGAGAGCGACCCGGCAACGCCGGCCTCCGAATTCATCTTCGACGTTACTCCCGACCGGAAGACGATGTATGCCGTCAGCGTCCTTTTGCGGCACACTGCGTTGGAAGAATGGGCGCGAGGTCATGGCCGGCAGCTCACCGAGCCGGAACAATACGCCGCGGCCAAGCTGCGCCTGCTGCAGGCATTCGATGAGCTGGAGGGTATCCGCGAGCACCTCCGCCTGCTGATCGGGGCAGAGGAGATCGAAGGGGTCCTGTCGCCACTGGAGTTGGACTAACGGTGCGCGGGCTTGGGCGTAGCCGTCGGGGCGTGCGAAGAGGACTGGTCCACCAGCACGATCCTCCACTCCTTACCGCGGCGCTCCAGCACGAACACCGTCCATACGACGGCGTCCCCCTTGTGGGGCGAAGCCAGCAGGCTCTTCGTGTAGGCCCACGCCATATCAGCGCTGGCGCTCAACTTGACGATCTGCCAACGCGCCGCCGGCGCAGGACGGGCGAATTGGGGGATGAGGCGGCGGTCGCGGACCTGCCCCCAACCTTCGCGCCGGGAGCCGTTCTCGATGGAGATGAGGTCGCTACCAACAGTCTTCTGGAGGTGTGCGATGTTGCGGTCGGCCAGCGCATCCTGGTAAGCGGTGATGACGGCCCGCACCTCGGTCTCCGGCGTCGCGGCCGACGCCGGCAGAGGCAGAAGCAGGAACAGGAGGCAACACAGGAGCCCGGTACGCATGCCAGTAGCTTAAGGGCGGGAGCGCGGATGCGGGATTGCCTGCCGAG
Above is a genomic segment from Terriglobales bacterium containing:
- a CDS encoding nuclear transport factor 2 family protein, with the translated sequence MRTGLLCCLLFLLLPLPASAATPETEVRAVITAYQDALADRNIAHLQKTVGSDLISIENGSRREGWGQVRDRRLIPQFARPAPAARWQIVKLSASADMAWAYTKSLLASPHKGDAVVWTVFVLERRGKEWRIVLVDQSSSHAPTATPKPAHR